DNA sequence from the Streptomyces cinnabarinus genome:
GAAGCCGAACTGCGCGGCGGCCTCCGCGGCCCGGCCCGGCACCTCCTCGGCGACGGCGACCAGCTCCGGGCGCAGGGGGAGCCGCGGATAGTGGTGGCGGACCCGGGCGTATGCCTGGGTGTGCACCCGGCCCATCCAGCCGAACCCGATGACGGCGACCCCGAGCGCATCCACCATGACAGCCCCTCTTTGGACCGGTCCAGAATCTGTCCAGCCCACCCTGAGCGGCATTCCTCGACGATGTCAACCCTTTGACAAGGCCGGTCGGCCCATGGAACGGTCCAGGGCATGAGAGCGCCGACCATCCGTGACGTGGCCGAACGGGCCGGTGTCTCTAAATCCCTCGTCTCACTGGTCCTGCGCGGCTCCGAGCAGGTGCGGCCGGAGAAGCGCGAGGCCGTGCTGCGCGCCGTACGCGAACTCGGCTACCGCCCGAACACCGCCGCCCGCAGCCTCAGCGAGCGCCGCACCCGCACCGTCGGCGTCCTCCTGAACGACCTGCGCAACCCCTGGTTCGTCGAGCTGCTCGACGGGCTGAACTCCCTGCTGCACGACAACGGCCTGCGTATGCTCCTCGCCGACGCCCGCCTCAACCGGCGCACCGGCCAGGCCCCTGCCGACCTCTTCCTCGACCTGAGCGTCGACGGGCTCGTCGTGGTCGGCACCCTGCCCGACCCGGCCGCGCTGGAGGCGGTCGCCGCACGGATGCCGGTCGTCGTGGCCGGGGCCCGCGAGGCGGTACCGCCCCGGGTCGACGTCGTCGCGGGGGACGACGAGCGGGGCGCCCGGCTGGTCACCGAGCATCTCATCGGCCTCGGCCACCGCCGGATCGCGCACATCGTGGGCTACGGCGCGGTGGGCGAACTGCGCCGCCGCAGCTTCGAGGAGACGATGCGCGCCCACGGCCTCGCGGGGCACGCGCGCGTGGAGGCGAGCGACATGACCGAGGAGGGCGGCTACCGCACGATGGTGCGCCTGCTGGGCCACGGCCCCGACCGGCCCACCGCGGTCTTCGCCGTCAACGACATCGCCGGTGTCGGCGC
Encoded proteins:
- a CDS encoding LacI family DNA-binding transcriptional regulator — encoded protein: MRAPTIRDVAERAGVSKSLVSLVLRGSEQVRPEKREAVLRAVRELGYRPNTAARSLSERRTRTVGVLLNDLRNPWFVELLDGLNSLLHDNGLRMLLADARLNRRTGQAPADLFLDLSVDGLVVVGTLPDPAALEAVAARMPVVVAGAREAVPPRVDVVAGDDERGARLVTEHLIGLGHRRIAHIVGYGAVGELRRRSFEETMRAHGLAGHARVEASDMTEEGGYRTMVRLLGHGPDRPTAVFAVNDIAGVGALSAAEELGLAVPRDLSVVGYDNTSISRLRHLWLTTVDGGGHDVGRRAARCLLDRFDHPEAPGRVHLAAPALEIRGTTGPPLTD